CGCCCTGCTCGGCCACGTTTCCAACCTCTTCCTGTCCGAACCGCCCGTCGCCCTCGCCGAACGGCTCCTCGCCCTGGCCGGCCGACCAGGGCGGGTCTACTTCTGCAACTCGGGCGCCGAGGCCGTCGAGGCCGCGTTCAAGATCGGCCGGCTCACCGGCCGCCGCCACATGGTGGCCACCCACGGCGGCTTCCACGGCCGGACCATGGGCGCCCTCGCCCTGACCGGGCAGCCGAAGAAACACGAGGGTTTCCTCCCGCTGCCCGGTGACGTCACCCACGTCCCCTACGGCGACGCCGAGGCGCTGCGCGCGGCCGTCACCACGAACACCGCGCTGGTGATCGTGGAGCCGATCCAGGGCGAGAACGGCGTGATCGTGCCGCCCGAGGGATATCTCGCCGAGGCCCGCGCGATCACCCGCGCCACCGGCACGCTGCTGGTCCTGGACGAGGTGCAGACCGGTATCGGCCGCACCGGTCACTGGTTCGCCGGGCAGGCCCAGGGCGTCGAGGCCGACATCGTGACCCTGGCCAAGGGCCTGGCGGCGGGGCTGCCCATCGGCGCGACGATGGCGTTCGGCGAGGCGGCGCGGCTGCTCACCCCCGGCGCCCACGGCTCCACGTTCGGCGGCAACCCCGTCTCCTGCGCCGCCGCCCTCGCCGTCCTGGACACCATCGCGTCCGAGGATCTGCTCCAGCGGGTCAAGGACGCGGGCGAGCGGCTGCGGGACGGCGTCTGGCGCCTGGGCCACCCGCTGGTCGACCGGGTCAGGGGCGCCGGGCTGCTGCTCGGTATCGTGCTCACCGAGCCCCTGGCACCGCGCGTGCAGCAGGCGGCTCAGGACGCCGGACTTCTGGTGAACGCCGTGGCTCCCGACGTGGTGCGGCTCGCTCCGCCGCTCATCGTGGGCGACGAGGAGGTGGACGCCCTCCTCGCGGCGCTCCCGGGCGTTCTCGACACCGTGGACACGTCAGCCGGAGAACGATGACCACCGGGGAGAGAGCATGACCGACGAGCGGCACCCGGCCGGAAACGGCCCGGCCGTGCCCCAGACGCGGACGGCCCGGCACCGCCGGATCGTCGAGATCCTCAACAGACAGGCGGTGCGGTCCCAGAGCCAGCTCGCCAAGCTGCTCGCCGACGACGGGCTGCACGTCACGCAGGCGACGCTCAGCCGTGACCTGGACGAGCTGGGAGCGGTGAAGATCCGCAACACCGGGGGAGAGCTGATCTACGCCGTGCCCAGCGAGGGTGGCTTTCGCACTCCCCGGGTGCCGCTCGGGGAGTCCGCCAAGGAGGAGCGGATGGCCCGGCTGGCGGGGGAGCTGCTGACCTCCGCCGAGGCGTCCGCGAACCTGGTCGTGCTGCGCACCCCGCCCGGGGCCGCCCAGTTCCTCGCCTCGGCCATCGACCAGGCCGAGGTGCACGACATCCTGGGCACCATCGCCGGGGACGACACCCTGCTGCTGATCAGCAGGGACCCGACCGGCGGGCAGTCCCTGGCGGACCATCTGCTGCGGCTGGCACAGAAGCAGAAGGAGCTCCCGGAGGACGAGGAGGACGAGGAGAACTGAACGCGCCACTGCCCCGCGGGCGGCGCGTGGTCGACCGGCCGGGGCCCGCCGGATCCCGGGCACCGCGCCTCGCCGCGTCGCCACGTCACGCGCGTGCGGGCACGGACGAGCCGTGAGACGCCGTGCGCTGTGGTCCGGCGCGCGTGGTCACACCGGCCGCGCGCACCGGCTCACCGCGTAGGACCGCGCTCCCGCACCGGAAACGCGGCCCCGCGCGCGGTGTGGGGACGGAGCCGGGCGGACCGACCGCTGTGGCCCGGGGAGCGTCGCGTCCGCCGCCGTCGATCCGGTCGGGGTCCAGGCCGTGGGTGAGCAGGTCCCGCGCGGCGGTTTCGTCGAGGGGGCCGACCCGGTAGAACGCGGCGCCGGCCGCGTCGAGGGCGGGCAGCGGGTCCCGGCCGGTGACCACGGTCAGGCAGCCGGTACCGGTCGGCAGCAGCGGCCGCACCCGGCCGGCGTCGACGGTGCCTTCCACCACGATGGCAAGGCGCCGGGTGGCGGTGACGCTGCGCCAGTCCGCCATGCGGCCAGCGGTGCTGCCGGGGACGGGTTCGCCCAGGGCGCGCAGCCACGCGCCCAGCACATCCCCCGGCGCGGTGGCGTAGGACAGGTCGGTGGTGAGCTGTCCGTCGGGGTAGGTGTCGGCGATCTGCCCGAGCCAGCGGGCCGCCAGCGCGCTCTTGCCGCTCCCGGCCGGGCCGTGGAGCATCACCACGCCACGGGCACCGGCCCCGTGGCGTGCGGCCCGTACCCGTTCCAGGTCCGCCAGGGCACTGTCGCGGTCCACCCACGCCACCGGTTGCGCGTCCAGTTGGCCGGCACCCGCAGCACCGGCGTTCGGGGGGCGTGCGGGTGGACATCGCCGGTGATGCTCCCGGCCCGCACCAGGCCGCCGACCTCGTTGGCAGCTTCGCCCCCGGGCGTCGTGCCGGTCACCACTGCTCACACACCGGCAGGGGAAGCAGGCCGGGAACGGTCTTCTCACCCCGGGACCGGGCACGTTCCAGACGGGCCAGGGCGTCGTGGAGCTGCTCGTGGCCGGGCAGGGTCGTGTCCTGGAGCTGCCGCAGCGCCTCTTCCAGCCTCAGCCGGGCGACACCGGGGTGTCCGGCAGCGGCCGCCGCAGCACCCCGCATCGCCCGGCACGCGATCTGCCCCCACATATGGGGCAGGGAGGTGAACTCGTTCTGGGCTTCGAGCGCTGGTTCGCCGAACTGACCACCCGCAAACTCCGCCGCTCCGCCCACCGCAGCGTCACCGAGCCGGAACGCGACATCCGAGGCTGGATCAACGGGCGGTTCGGGTGGCCGCCCGGCGTGAGGTGCCGCTGTTGGCCGCGGGGAACATGACCGGGAAGCAGGCCGCGAGGAACCTCGCCGACCGGTTGCTCTCCAAGCATGGGCTGACGCACGTCGTCTACCGAAACGGTGCCCGTGTTCCGGTACGCGCCTGGGCGGAGGCCGCGACCTTGGCGAAGTCGGCCGTCCCTACAACGCCGGCACCCTTAACCGCACACGCCAAGCGGGTGTCGCGGTAGTCGAAGTGTTCGACGGCTTCGACCGCGGATGGACCTCGCACCAAGACGGACAAGGCCACCCGGACTCTACGCACCGTGGAAGAGGCTGCCGACTGGCCGATCTCACACCCGCGCTGCAGACGGGCGTTCGGCCCCGTCCGGACGAGACCACCGGGTGATGGGCACTCCGATAGAAGGCTGCCCGGACACTCGTCCGGGCAGCCTTCTACGTTCACACGGTCGGCAGTGCATCCCTCAGTCGATCCGATAGGACAACCTCGTAGGGCAGTTCGCGAAGATCGTCGGCTGAGACAGCAATGCCCCTGGCCTGCGAAAGTTCGGCAAGCCACTCCCACGGATGGTCACCTGGATAGTCATCGTCGTCGGGCAGCACCACGTTGAGGACGTTGTGTGTGATGGACTCCACGCTCGCGGTGGCGAGAATGGGCTCGTCTCCACTCCCCCCGCCCCAGCCCACGGTAAACCCGCGTTCCGCATGAAGAATCAGACGACGACCGTCTTCCAACAACGCGAACTCGCTGACGATGAAATTTTGGGACCCTCTATCGAGGGAGGGCTCCCCGATATCGCAGATCGCGCCCAGAGCGACGACCCGCAGCTGTTCCTGGGTGCTCATGATGACGGGTAGCAGTTCCGGTCGACGGGCGTCGAGTACGTGTATCCAGAGGGATCTGACGCATCTATCAGCTCGACGTCAACGAACGACCGATACCCGACGGTCCGGGAATCTGCGCATGACTCCCTGGCGGTGGCCCTCCGACCACGCCCCCCGCCTGCGGCATAGTCCCCGCTGTCCGTATCGACGGTTACCCAGCCGCAGCTTCCGCTAGAGGAGCACCTAACCGCCTGAAGGTGGATGTCGACGTTTGCCCGCGCCGGGCAAGTGCCGGAATAATGCAGCCACCAGCCTTGCGTCGACACATCCCCGCTCGAAATATGAACGTTGTCATTCGCCTGCTGGTACCGGCAGCTGCCTGCAGTAATGGGGCCAGACGTCCCCATCGGCGTGACCTCCTCGTTCACTAATGCGGAGACCGGTGCGAAGTAGCCATCATCGGGCTCTGAACTCGCCTGATCTTGTCCTCCATCTGCCGCTGAGGCAGCCGTCGGTGCCAGGCGAACAACAGCAGCGCCAAGCATAAGAGAAGCGCCCGGCCCTGCCCACTCCTGGAATTCTCTCCGCTCATTACCCCTCCCGCTGAAGAGAACCGCATCGTTCCCCGCGGTGATCCGCGAGGCTACAGCAGGTTACCCGACGGAACTCGTCCGTGCCATGGTGAGTCGGCGGAGGCGCTTGTAGCAGCAGATGGCGGCGGCGAGGCTGAGAAAGGCCGGTCCGTCCGCACACAGCGACGCATCCGTGAGGTCGAACAGTTCGTCCCCGCGCGCGGTCAGACAGTCGAATAAGTCCTCCCGGCAGCGTGACGCTTTCGTGAACGCTTCCCCCGGAACATGATCAGGCAGCAAACTCACCACGGCCTTCGTTGTGGTCACGTGTGTCCTTGGTCGGAGCACATGATCAGACGAAGGCCGCCTCAGCGTCTGGCGAATGCCCAGGTGAGCGACCTGGTTCGAAGCGCATTTCGGGACCGTCCCACACGCGACACCGACCTGGCGGTAGCGTGATCGACATGACGGCTGAGGGCGAGAAGGCAGAGGGTGAAGCCCTGGTCGGCGGCATGGTGAACGCGGGCGCGGTCTTCCGCCACGGTGCCCTGGTGGAACGCCCAGCGCCGCGCACCGCGCGCACCCTCCATGTCCATCTCCTCGCGCTCAAAGAGCACGGGTTCGACGCGGCTCCGAGGCCGATCCGTCTCACCGCAGACGGCCGCGAGCAGCTGACCTTCATCCCCGGCAACGTCGCTCTACCGCCGTTTCCGCGCTGGGTGATGACCGAGGCCGCGTTGAGATCGGTGGGGAGCCTGCTGCGACGCCTGCACGACGCCAGCGCCGCCATCGCGGTTGACGCATGCGTCGAGTGGCCCCGATCCCTGGCCGACCCGGCGGGAGGAACAATGCTGTGCCACAACGATGTGTGCCCGGACAACGTCGTCTTCCGCGACGGCCATGCCGCAGCCCTGATCGATTTCGACCTGGCGGCCCCCGGCCGAGCCGTATGGGACGTCGCCATGACCGCCCGCTACTGGATTCCCATGCTCGATCCCATGTCCGCGGCAGTTCTCTATCCCGCGGGGCTGGACGCCCCGGCCCGACTGCGGATCCTCGCCGACAGCTACGGCCTCTCCCCGCGGGAGCGGGCTGAACTGCCCGGCGTCATCGAACAGGCCACCGCATCCTGCCGGGCCTTCGTCGCTGACCGAATGGCCGACGGTGACCCCGTCTACACCCAGGCGCTGTCCGAGCGCGGTGGTTGGCAGCGTTGGGACCGCATCCAGGAGTGGCTGATGGCTCACCACGGGATGTTCACGGCTGCCCTGTTGGGATGACTGGCTAACAACCTCGTGCATGGTTGGCCGTGGCTGATGGGCTTGCTACTCGTTGACCGGTTCGTGGTGGGGGTTGATGCGCGTCGGGTGATCGTGGCGGACCGGCGGATCACAGGGCTGTCGCCTGAGGTGATTGGCGAGCTGGTCGCGGAGGTGGGCCCGGTGTGGCAGGCCCGGCACGATGCAAAGCTGCTGGACCGGCCGCGTCACCGGGCGCCCGGTCCGGCAAGAGCAAGCAGAACGCCGTGAAAGCCCTGGTCCTCACGGACACTTCCGGCCGACTGCTGTTTGGCGGCGAGGCACGGACCGGCAGTTGCGCCGACATCACCCAGGCCCGGCAGGCGGGCCTGGTCGACCTGCTCGCCGACACCATCCACCTGCGGATCCTGGCCGATGCCGGCTATCAAGGGCTTGGCGGCCAGACCTGCGGTCAGGTGGTCACCCCGCCACGCGAACGCCGAGGCAAGCACCTCGAACATCTTCAGTGGCTCATGGCCCACCACCAAGCAGCACGCTTTCGCCCACTCCTCCGCCCGCATCCCCGTCGAGCACGGCATCGCGCATCTGAAAAACTGGCGATCCCCAGCCCGCCACCACGGACGGCGAGAGCAACTGCCCGACACCGTCCGAGCCGTCGCCGCACTTCTGTCCAGTCAGCAGACAACCACCCGCACTGCTGCCGCACTCCCGCCCGGACAACTGGAATGAACCGTCGGCCAAGTCCTCGACCGAGACGACTCCACCCCAACCATGCACGAGGTCGCTAGTGGTCCCGTCGCGAGGCGAGCCGGGCGAGGGCGGCCAGGGGCGCGGCGGCCGGGGGCGGGATGTCCGCCGTGCGCAGGCAGTCCAGGGCCAGGCGCAGCTGCTCCCCGGCCGTCTCCTCGGCCCAGGCCCGGCCCCCGGCCTCCTCCACGAGCGCGGTCAGCCGCGCCGTCTCGGCCGGGTCGGGGGCGGCCGGGTCCGGCCGGTCCGGCCCGCCGTACAGCTCGGCCAGCCGGCGCCCGGCGTCCGTGCCCGAGTCGAGCGCGGCGACGACCGGCAGGGACTTCTTGCGGACCGTCAGATCGGCCCCGGCCGGCTTGCCGGTGACCGCCGGGTCGCCCCATATGCCGAGCAGGTCGTCGGCGAGTTGGAAGGCGATGCCGAGGTGGGTGCCGAACCGCCGCAGCGCCTCCGTCCGTTGCGGGGAGCCGCCGCCCCACAGGGCGCCCAGCGCGCACGAACAGGCCAGCAGCACGGCGGTCTTCCGCTCCGTCATGGCCAGGCACTCTGCGAGCGTGACATGGGAGCGCTCCTCGAAGGCGAGGTCGGTGTACTCTCCCTCGATGAGCTGGGTGGTGGCCTCGCTCAGCCAGCGGACGCCGGTGGCCGCCATGTCCGGCCCGTGCTGTTCGGTCAGCACCCGCGTCGCGTGGATGAGCAGCGCGTCGCCGGCCAGCAGCGCGCTGGAGGAGCCGAACACCCGCCAGGCGGTGGCCCGGTGATGGCGCGTCGCGTCGCCGTCCAGGATGTCGTCGTGGATCAGTGAGAAGTTGTGCACCAGCTCCACGGCGACGGCCGGGGCGAGCGCGGCCTCGGCCGGGGCGCCGACGGCCTCGGCGCAGGCGAAGACGAGCGCGGGCCGCAGGGCCTTTCCGCCGGGCGCGCTCTCGGGGCGGCCGGCGCTGTCCGTCCAGCCGAAGTGGTAGGAGGCGACGCGCGCGATCGGCGCGGGCAGGCGCCGCACCCAGTCGCGCAGCGCCGGGTCGAGCAGGGCGCGGGCCCGGCGCAGGGCCTCCCGGGCGGTGCGCTGCTCGTCGGCCGTGTCGGAGACCGTGGTCATGTCGCCGCTCCCGTTCCGCCGGGCGCCGCGCCGGCGGTCACCGGCGGGGTCGGCAGGGTCGGCACGGTCGGCAGGGTCGGCAGGGTGGTCAGGGCCGTCAGGGCCGTGGTGGTGGTCGTGGACGGGTCGCTGATCATGCGCTCAGCTTGGCCGTCCCAGCGGGGCACTGGAACGGCGCGACCCCGTTCTTCCGTGCGCCCGCCGCGCGCCCCCTGCGCGGTGGCCTTTCAAGGGACTGCGGTTGACCAGGAGTTCCGCTCTGGCCAAAGGATCGCGGGCACCGGGTCACGCGGCCCCAATCACTCGTGTGGGTGACGCGGTACGCGATCACCCTCTATGCGGCGGGGAACGCGGCGGTGAAGGCGTTTCTGGTGGGCGAGGGATCGTGCCGGTCGAGGATCGCGAAGGTGATCCGGTCGAAGTGCCGGGCGAACCGGCCGACGCCGGTCAGCAGCGCGCGGAACGCCCCGGCCACCACGGCCGGGTCGTTCCGGAAGACGCCGCAGCCCCACGCCCCCAGGACCAGCCGCCGGTAGCCCGTGACGGCGGCCACCTCCAGCACCCGTTCGGCCCGCGTGCGCAGCGCCGCCGGGAGGTCCGGCGCGCGGCCGGGCGCGCGCTCGGCGACGACGCCCGCGTTGGGCGCGGCGGCGGTGAGGAACCCGGCCTCGTAGGGCTCGTCGAGCAGCGTCCCGGCGTCGTCGCGGAAGACCGGCACACCCGGCGAGTGGATCACACGGTCGCTGTAGAACGGGTCGCCCGCCGCCCGGTGGGCCGCGTAGAACTCCGGCACCCGCAGCAGACACGTGTAGAGGGCGGAGGCCCGGCACAGGTCCTCCTCCTGTGCCTTGGCTCCCTTGACATATCCGCCGCCCGGATTGCGGGCCGAGGCGAAGTTCAGCACCGCCACCGGCCCGCCCGCCGCCCCGGCCAGCCGGCGCGCGGCGGCCAGGCTGGTCTCCCCGGTCACCTCGAACACCGGCCGCGCGCCGGGGCCACCCGGCGCCGCCGCGTCCGACACCCCCGGTACCGGCTCCGGGCCGAACAGCGCGCTCCCCGCCGCCGCGCGCGCGACGGCCGCGCCGATCTCCACCCGGCCGCCGCCGGGCGCCGTGTACCACCCGGCGGCGACGATCCGCTCGTTGCCGGCCGCGGCCTCGCGCAGCCCTGGTCTCTCCCACATGCTCCGCACGCCGGTCAGACCCCCGACGTCGTGGGCGGGGTCGGCGGCAGGGGGAGGGGCAGGCCCGGCAGACCGTCGATGCTGGTCCCGTTGTGCGTCCGGGCGCGGAAGTAGGCGTCCAACGTCTCGTCCGTCTCGCGCCCGAAGCGGGAGCCGTGCAGCGGGCGGTCGCCCTCGTACGACAGATACGGCACGGCGAACCCGCAGGAGTCCCGGATCAGCTCGGCGGTCACGACGACGATGGCCCGCAGTCCGTGGTCGGACGGGTCGATGGCGGGGAAGTGCGCCAGCAGCCCGGCCCAGCGCGGGTCGTCCCGGAAGACCGGCTCGCCGCGCCCGTGCACCCGGACGACGGTGGGCGGCCCGGAGAAGGCGCACCACATGAGCGTGACGCGGCCGTTCTCCCGCAGATGGGCGATGGTCTCGGCGTGGCTGCCGGCGAAGTCGAGATAGGCGACGGTGCGCTCGTCCAGCACCGCGAGCGAGCCGGTGAGGCCCTTGGGGGAGAGGTTCACGGTGCCGTCCCCCGCGAGCGGGGCGGTGGCCGTGAAGAAGACGCGCTGTTCCTCGATGAACGTCCTGAGCCTGCCGTCTATGCGGTCGTAAGTCTTGCCCATGACAAAAAGTATCCCGCGCGTGCCACCGGATTGACGAACCATGCGGAGCCCTGCATACTTATTCCAGTCAGTGCATGCATCCTAAGGAGACACCGTGACCCAGCGCGTCGTACTCGCCTACTC
Above is a window of Streptomyces sp. NBC_01803 DNA encoding:
- a CDS encoding acetylornithine transaminase; translated protein: MNAETHTDSTSATGTAVTSDAVTGTSATSDAVTGTSATSDAVTGNASLTARWQGALMDNYGTPRVPITHGEGARLWDADGKEYLDFVGGIAVNSLGTGHPAVVRAVSDQIALLGHVSNLFLSEPPVALAERLLALAGRPGRVYFCNSGAEAVEAAFKIGRLTGRRHMVATHGGFHGRTMGALALTGQPKKHEGFLPLPGDVTHVPYGDAEALRAAVTTNTALVIVEPIQGENGVIVPPEGYLAEARAITRATGTLLVLDEVQTGIGRTGHWFAGQAQGVEADIVTLAKGLAAGLPIGATMAFGEAARLLTPGAHGSTFGGNPVSCAAALAVLDTIASEDLLQRVKDAGERLRDGVWRLGHPLVDRVRGAGLLLGIVLTEPLAPRVQQAAQDAGLLVNAVAPDVVRLAPPLIVGDEEVDALLAALPGVLDTVDTSAGER
- a CDS encoding polyprenyl synthetase family protein, yielding MTTVSDTADEQRTAREALRRARALLDPALRDWVRRLPAPIARVASYHFGWTDSAGRPESAPGGKALRPALVFACAEAVGAPAEAALAPAVAVELVHNFSLIHDDILDGDATRHHRATAWRVFGSSSALLAGDALLIHATRVLTEQHGPDMAATGVRWLSEATTQLIEGEYTDLAFEERSHVTLAECLAMTERKTAVLLACSCALGALWGGGSPQRTEALRRFGTHLGIAFQLADDLLGIWGDPAVTGKPAGADLTVRKKSLPVVAALDSGTDAGRRLAELYGGPDRPDPAAPDPAETARLTALVEEAGGRAWAEETAGEQLRLALDCLRTADIPPPAAAPLAALARLASRRDH
- a CDS encoding phosphotransferase enzyme family protein — encoded protein: MTAEGEKAEGEALVGGMVNAGAVFRHGALVERPAPRTARTLHVHLLALKEHGFDAAPRPIRLTADGREQLTFIPGNVALPPFPRWVMTEAALRSVGSLLRRLHDASAAIAVDACVEWPRSLADPAGGTMLCHNDVCPDNVVFRDGHAAALIDFDLAAPGRAVWDVAMTARYWIPMLDPMSAAVLYPAGLDAPARLRILADSYGLSPRERAELPGVIEQATASCRAFVADRMADGDPVYTQALSERGGWQRWDRIQEWLMAHHGMFTAALLG
- a CDS encoding TIGR02452 family protein, with the translated sequence MWERPGLREAAAGNERIVAAGWYTAPGGGRVEIGAAVARAAAGSALFGPEPVPGVSDAAAPGGPGARPVFEVTGETSLAAARRLAGAAGGPVAVLNFASARNPGGGYVKGAKAQEEDLCRASALYTCLLRVPEFYAAHRAAGDPFYSDRVIHSPGVPVFRDDAGTLLDEPYEAGFLTAAAPNAGVVAERAPGRAPDLPAALRTRAERVLEVAAVTGYRRLVLGAWGCGVFRNDPAVVAGAFRALLTGVGRFARHFDRITFAILDRHDPSPTRNAFTAAFPAA
- a CDS encoding arginine repressor, yielding MTDERHPAGNGPAVPQTRTARHRRIVEILNRQAVRSQSQLAKLLADDGLHVTQATLSRDLDELGAVKIRNTGGELIYAVPSEGGFRTPRVPLGESAKEERMARLAGELLTSAEASANLVVLRTPPGAAQFLASAIDQAEVHDILGTIAGDDTLLLISRDPTGGQSLADHLLRLAQKQKELPEDEEDEEN
- a CDS encoding ATP-binding protein, whose product is MDRDSALADLERVRAARHGAGARGVVMLHGPAGSGKSALAARWLGQIADTYPDGQLTTDLSYATAPGDVLGAWLRALGEPVPGSTAGRMADWRSVTATRRLAIVVEGTVDAGRVRPLLPTGTGCLTVVTGRDPLPALDAAGAAFYRVGPLDETAARDLLTHGLDPDRIDGGGRDAPRATAVGPPGSVPTPRAGPRFRCGSAVLRGEPVRAAGVTTRAGPQRTASHGSSVPARA
- a CDS encoding pyridoxamine 5'-phosphate oxidase family protein, whose product is MGKTYDRIDGRLRTFIEEQRVFFTATAPLAGDGTVNLSPKGLTGSLAVLDERTVAYLDFAGSHAETIAHLRENGRVTLMWCAFSGPPTVVRVHGRGEPVFRDDPRWAGLLAHFPAIDPSDHGLRAIVVVTAELIRDSCGFAVPYLSYEGDRPLHGSRFGRETDETLDAYFRARTHNGTSIDGLPGLPLPLPPTPPTTSGV